In the genome of Fusarium poae strain DAOMC 252244 chromosome 1, whole genome shotgun sequence, the window ATCTCATCACACTGGAGTTGAGATCCCATTTGATCGACGGCGACTTGTGTTGCGAGCATGGTCTGCTCTATTTGACTCACAGATCGTCTAACTGTTTTGTTATTAGAGCGATAGACAGAGAAAATCAATTTACTAACTTGTTTCGAGTGTTCGACTTTCTGCTTCCACTCTATTTGGCGGAATCTGCTCCAGAAGCTCTTTCGTATATGCCGATGCTACCATTGCTGCGTACCCTTGCCACTCGTTGTTCGTATGCGAATCTGCATAGTCGCAAATACCACGGACTACTAAACACGGGAAATGGTTCATCAGACCGGCTGCTTGCATTTCGAAACAGAGCACGCCCTTCTCTGCAGCCAATTTATCTCGGATTAACGCATCCTTCATCAATTGGTTGGCGCTCGCAACGACTCCATAGTGAACGACCGTGCTATCGTCTTCTTGGTCGCGCTGTAGTCGAGTCACCAAATGTTCTGGATCGTCACCACAAGCGTTGCTACATGTTTGCAACGAGTTCCGATGCACAAAGTCCGGCCGGTATAGTCTGTCACTCGAGGCTGGTGGTTGTGAAAAGGCCCTGCGGAGCTTAGACTTCTGCGCCAAAGCCTTCTCTACTTTAGAGTCGAGTTCATTATCGTCTGTCATGTATCGCGTCTCCAACGCACCTACTGCAGCCAGAAGGAGCTGTGGTGGCTGATTCAGGTGATGTGTATGTTGGAATGTCTGGTCCTGGATTGTCTTGCCAAAGTCATACTGAAAAACACCACCTTGACCGCCGTCACGAGTGCTCACCACGATATCTCCTAGGCGGATGTCGTGTGCTGCATTTGGggcaccaccaccaatgCCGACTGTAAAACCGATGCGGACATTGGGGAAGCTATGTAACATGTCCTTGGCAACTGTGGCCGCTGTCGTAGTCCCATATTCGCCTTTTGGCAGACTTGCCATAACGACGTTGTGGCGTCCGATCCTGCCTAGAACGTAGACATTGTTGTCATGTTGGCTGACGGATTCTGGAGGCTTGTGTCGCTCGTCCAAGAATTGCTGGGCTGCCGCAGACTCGATAGGAAGAGCGGATATCCAGCCGATGGTGTATATTTGCGGATCTGAGTATATCTCTGGATCTGACATGGCTCGACGGCGATAAAGGCAAAACACGTCTAAAGATGACAGAAAAAAATCAATATTTATAGTACGACGTCGTTGGATACTTTTAATAACATGCATCTTTAATTGGACAGGTTTTGGGTATCCAGGGCCCCATGTCGGGTCAGCAGGCTGAGACTTGGCTTGGCAGCGGTTGTTACGATCCGTGATTATCTTAAGGCACACTAACAATTTGAAAAGGAAATGTGAGCTTGAcagttatatattaaaactgAAACAGGGATGTGTTTTTTATACTACAATAGAGAAGGGCACAAGAAGGAGTTGATGTCGGAGGTTTGCGTGGTCTCAGTTCGGAGAGAGGGAATGGTTATTGTTTCTATGGATATTCGCAATTATTTTCCCAAGATGTACCAAAAGTTCCAAGCATTGAGGGTTTTCGACTATGGTCTTGTTTACGTGCAACATTCCCCAAGGCTTTTTGTCGAATGATAGGATCGGTTCGCCTTGTGTGAGTCGACAGATCGTACTCGGACACTCTAGTAATTTTGTGCTACCCATCCGTCGTGGAGGAGGTCAAATGTGCAAACTTGTAACGCTCAGCTTTGTAGCACTGCCTCGAATGAGTTATCAGTACGAGGCTACGGCTTTGACCACATGAACTGGTTCTAATTATTAATCCGTTACGCTCCCAGATCAATGATCTTTTGTCCTGTCATCTCACTCTTATCTGATGGAGACTGAAGTTGTCGTCGCTATTGCCTACTCCACTGCTGGACTGGTTGTGTCCTGTGTTGGAGTATATTTCGCAATCTTGTTGCACCAAAAGAGCAAGTGGAAGGATTTCAAGAAGTTCTTCCGTAGATGAGGAAGCTGAAGTACTGAATACAGTCTTTGGCCGTTGATAAAGGTATTTCATCAACTTCTCCACAAGTGTTACAAAGACTAACATCACTCAGTTTATTATCAAGAGCCGGCCGAAACATCGAGTCCAACATGATATCCTACCCATAATCATCATACGAATAGCCTTTTGAGCACGAACAGAAGTATTATACGGTTGAAGTTGTGAAATGAAGGGTGGGTGAAGTAAAGGGTCAACATTGGAGGAGTATCATCGGCCCTATATAGAGTGTAGGCAGGGTATTCGTTTTCTGTCTCGGTCGCTCCAAAACCCTTTAGCATCTTTCGCTCGCCAGTAGAAATTGGAAATCGAACATTGGACTCTTGTGGATTTCTGAGCTCGATGCAATTTGATGATTAAACAAAAATTCACTATCATTGGCAGATCACTCTCGGGGGACGAAATTGCACAGATGATCAACTTGGGAGATCTTAAAGATTACCGAGTCCCACCAAACTATTTCTGGATAGAAGCTACAGAAGAATCTCTTTTCTGTTGACAGATCTATTATAGTGTTGTGGCTCGGAGGATGCAACGCAACGCCATTCCCTTGCAGGCGGACAATAACCGATGACGGGCCTTGCCTTGGCCTCATCCACCATCATTCGTTAGCGCGCCGGCAGGAGGGACAGAACCCCACACAACGTTAGCATCACTTCCCAAAAAGGCAAAACGTTTTCTTTGCTCCATCTTGGGTTGTAAGTCAATAGATACAGGAACAGAATTCACGGCTGAAGTTCTGATGCTTGTCACCTTTCTGAGTCACTAagatatagaaatatatgTTTGTATTGACCAATGTGATTGACATTTCAAGATACATGAACCCAAATGAAATCTAGCAACGAGAAACCGAAAAAACCATACCCGCTCATCATCCACATCACTGTTCTACCTTTACTCCGCGGTCATGAGAACAAGGCCCGGACTTGGAAAATTTAATCAAAATTCTAAATGGACGAGACATCCCGACACTGCTGCAAGATATGCTCGAGCTTTTGACTTGGTGGGCGTCGAAATACGCCTGGTGAATTTGCGTTCTCAAACTGAGACTGTACTGCTGGTACAGGCGGAAGTTGAAGAGCAATAGACGATGCGCTGTGGTAGTAAAGGTCAGCGATGAAACAGGAACCGGCATTCCGAAAACATATAAAGACACAGCCCATACGTTAAAGAAGCGGTATCCATCCGTATCAAAACGGGACCGACGGTTGAGGTCTCGATATCATTGCTGCCGACATGGCGACGTCGGATGGCTGCGTATGCGAACCAAGCACTCAAAGACGACAGAAGTAATCCAGGAATTGTACTGATGATAGTTACGATAGCATCTGTGGAAAGACTGCCCATTTTGAAAGGATTCTAGTCAGGTTTTGGGGGAAAGTTAACAATATCATGAGGTTAATTGTACCTTAAagagacaagaagaaggtagAAATAGAGAAGGAAGGGGACGATGGGGAAATGGGTACTAACCCTAATAGGGGCTAGTGCAGTTCAACCGTTTCCAAAATAGGAAAAATGTAAGCCAGGGGTCTGTGGAGAAGTAGCGATCTACCAACCTCTGTGGAGTAAGGACGTTAGATAGGACCCAATGGTTACAAGCGGATGGTCAGGATAAAATAGCCTACAATCTTCTGAGCTCCGCATGAGTGCTGTTATCACTTGCAGTATATGAACTGCTGAGATCAAGAATCAAGCGCCATAGTTATTCGAATGGAAGACACATCGTGATTTTTAAAGACCATCAGCCTTTACTCAGATCAAGTGTAAGGCTAAGCAGAATGATTGTCAAAAGGGTTCAGACCTACAAGGTGTGTTAAATGACGGGAAGACAATAAACAAATGGAGAAGGAAAGTGACATCTTTATCAGCATAAATACACTGGTCTATTAACTTGGGGATAAATTATGTCTACTTTGAACCACGGTAATCCATCTATGGGACGATGCTCGAAGAATCCGTTCTCCTTTTCCGCAGCCCATTCTTTGCATATGAAACAAACCCCATTCGGCAGCGAATCATAAAAGATCGTAAGTGTAACACAGCCACTATGGGGCTTTCATCCATTCTAAGAAACAAGGTTAGCATACCCAATAACATTAAGCATGGTATGGGTTATTAATTGGTCAGGTTTACCTACATTGGTGGGCTGGTCTTGATCTGCGGAGGATGGTAAGAGCCGAGTCTGTTTTGGCTCCCAATCATAATTACTCAAGAGGGCAGCAGGTGGCAGTTGTGGCATGTTTTCGCATGGTACATGTATCAAAAGAGTACTTGACGTTTGTGATGATAATGATTGAGGTTCAGGCCTATCCATGGAGTTCAAACTAGGAGAATCACCATATAAGTATGCATAGGGTTGTGAAGTGTACATATCACGACACACCTTGAAGTAGTGGTGCTGGTGTGTGCAGCAATGAACTCGATTGCTGAAGTTTCAATGTCATTGCGAGAGGTGTTTCGGTGACGCAGTGTCAAATAGGCAAGCCAGGCACTTAAGGATGCAATGAGAAGAGCGGGAATTGCACTAACAAGAGTGATGATAGCATCTGCATTTAGTTGACTCATGCTGAAGATATGGTTTCGTTATTAGAAAAGAAGGGAAAGCGCCTTGCGAGTTGAGAACGGGGAACTCGTATATATACACAACCTCACTCATCTTGAAGAATTGACGGAGGTAATACGGCTATGAAATGCCATGTAATGTTTTATCCAGCTACCCCCCATCCACCATGATTCGATGAAGCACTTGCTATTGCAAACCTTCCATAGTACCCCCCTACAGTCTATGGTATGGGGGCGTGTTTTGTAGAGGCTGAGCGCCGCGTCGCTCGCTGAGGTTGAGGTGGACAGGGGTTCACTTTCAATGAGGGGGAAATAAAACGTCGAGCTTTAGACACCCAAATTTGCCTTACCAGCGTCCAACGTCTTATTTTCCCCCGAGGCTACTATACTTGATAGGGTTCTCCCGAAGGTTTAATAACAAGTTTCCATTGTATTTTTTCGCCCCTCCCCCCACTACGGATAGCGTCCTCCCCTGTCATCACCCGCTATAAGTACTCCGTTCCTGGAACGGAATCAGAACCCTGTCAAAGGCGAGCAACTTGTACAGTAAATCTGGTGTTCGGGGATAATACCAACTTAGTACCAGGATAAGCAGTGCTGAAGTATCTTGCTTATCTCCGATCCCATAACCACTCGCTGGTTCTTTAGCTTGAAGCACTGgtctatatattctttttacaAATGGGTGGTTCTTAATGTTTCACTCTCAATGTCCTATGTCATCAGCACTGGCATAGGTTGGTAACAGCGCGGGACTATTAACGCGTCTGGCCAGCTGGAGCCATCAAAAACCCATTTAAGCAAGCGCGTCTTGTCGCGCCGCCAACTTGTAGCCCCACAGTCCAATCCCGTCAAACATCTGTAAGAGATCTCATTTCATCTCACCTCATACCTTTTCACGATTCTCATCCGTATCCTTGCCCAACTGCTTTCCCAAATTCTATACTATATCCATTTCTCCTATCCCAACTCAAACCTTCCAGAAAAACATCAACTCAATTATACAAAATGGCCCACAAGCGCAAGCGATCCATCTCCGAGCTCTGTGCCTCGCCCTCATCAGTCTCATCCTTCGACTCCCCTCCACGCGTCAGCAACTCCATCACCAACCCTTTCGCCATAATGACTTTGACGCCGCTTCATCTCCACAGTCGAACTATGAAGAGAATGCGCGATAACCGACCTTCAGAGGAGATGATTCATCGTAAGTTCTATCCATTGTCTTGAATAAGTTTGCACGTGCTAATTAAGCTTCCAGAACGTACACTCAATATGCTGTACTCGGCACAGAAAGAGAACCAACACGCCGAGATTCCATCTGAACCTATGCAAACAGAGACGCAAACTTCACGGCCCGAATCAACACAACAATCTCTTCATCGATTCTGGAACATTTCATCTGCACCTTCGGCGTCGACTTCTACTCTCAACCAAACCGAGTTGACTCCTTCGAACTGCGACGATTGTGGGGTCAGTTTCAACAACGGCGAGAATGGAATGGACCTTGACGGTTTCAATAACGAGGATCGCTCATGCGGTGCTTGTAACAAGCACGTCTGTTTTAGCTGCTCTGTCAGCAACCTCGGCGAGCAGCGACGATGTTTGCAGTGTGCAGGTCGAAACGAGACATCGAGTC includes:
- a CDS encoding hypothetical protein (TransMembrane:1 (o12-33i)) → MGSLSTDAIVTIISTIPGLLLSSLSAWFAYAAIRRRHVGSNDIETSTVGPVLIRMDTASLTASSIALQLPPVPAVQSQFENANSPGVFRRPPSQKLEHILQQCRDVSSI